A region of the Labeo rohita strain BAU-BD-2019 chromosome 5, IGBB_LRoh.1.0, whole genome shotgun sequence genome:
CCCTGCTTTACAAAGATTTTACTCCCTCTCTAAATGGTTTTATCATTGCAGTGGTGAGCACAGCTATGGCTCGGCCTCTATTTGGCGGTGCATTATCAACTGTTATCCCCCCCCCAGTGCCCAGGATGTCAGGTAattatatccaccttatttttcaatgtggaagtaagctgttttctggtaatgtgttagacgtccggttcataatccgccatagggaaataacgagaagaatatcgaagtgcagtatacggtaaaacagtttacattaacataatatggtaagacaaacCAGTTTGCtttatcaagcagcaaaaccagctttttgtgcagctgaaaatagctggaagtggatgagaccagaagccagacacaaaaaatttacaaatggctgcacccactcttatgggaaaaataaggtggatagaaacggatgtgaaaaaaaaaaacaatgtacagTTACATCTGGTGGAGTACTATGCACATATGTAATAAAACATCTGTTCTATATTAATAAGTCAGTTGCTTGGTAACCGCAAACAGCTCACAGTTGACTAGCAACAaattaattatgttattttgtggAATAGCAGTTGTtgtgatttattcattttaatagaaGTCAATATTATGActtctaaatggttccataaagagcctttaacatctgaagaaccttcctgtttcacaaaaggttctttgtggcaaaataaggttcttcagattataaaaagtcaAGAAAGAGATAGTTCTTTAAAGAAcgtttgactgaatggttctttgtggaactaaaaatggttcttctatggcatcgctgtgaagaacattttaaagcacctttatttttaagagtgttgtgtttgcatgttttggcttattgctttaacaAAGCTTGAGTGTACCTgatttgtatattaaaaacctTTCATTCTCTTTGCCATTGTCTGCAGTGAACTGAGACAGATCCCTGATAATCAAGAAGTATTtgctcacacacaaacagatcAGAGTATTATCATTGAACTGCTGGAGTACCAAAGTCAAGTGCAAGATGCTGATGCAGTCAGGTAACATGTGGTCTCTTAACATTACAACAAATCTTGGTCAACATAAGGGGTGCCCAGAcgtggtcctggagggccagtgtcctgcagagtttagctccagcttgcctcaacacacctgttGGGAAGTCTTTAGTATGCCCAGTAAGAGCTTGatcagctggttcaggtgtgtccaatttggggttggagctaaactgcaggacaccggcccttcaGGACCGAGTTCTTGCACCCATGGTCTGCATCttttgtacaaaaacaaaaaaaaaaacacatgtacaAGTCCTTGTGAAATTATGCCATTACAGATAGGGTGAAAGATTTCAACAGGTCAGACTGGTTTAGGTTTGAACTCCAACTTGCCTGTAGCCATTAACATTGGGGCTTATTTCTCAGGGTGTGCtttcatatataaattataatacacGCGTCCATTGCAAAAATGGTGGTCTTAAACTCACTAGAAACGTTGTCTGTGTTCACTGGTCACATcaggaaataaaatattgaattacTTGAGAATTGGAACACACAGGTATGAATAACCTTGTTTTTCTGGTTTGTGTTGTGACAGGTATCACTTTGAGGACGTGGCTGCAAGTAACAGGGCGGTAGAGAATGGTTCCTTCGAGGTCAGAGGGGTGGAGCAGGTCTCTCAATCAGAGCTGTCACTGCATGAATGCAGCTCTGCCTGGCTGCTGTCTGGAGCTCAGCTGGTCTCTAAATTTAATGAGGAGGTGTGTCTTTGTTACATTGCATTTACAGTGGCCATAagtattttgccaaaaaaaggtTCTAAATTAAGCActgtgtaaaaactttttacaaaaaaaaaaaaaaaaaaaaaaaaattaatcaagtTAATCAAGACAAGATTAATCAGTTGGACATGCTAAATCTTCGGTACACTTAACACCAACAGCACTTAACTTTCTAGTTgttctttcatttattattttaatggaaaTAGAAATCCCTTAACTACTTCTGTATTAGGATTCAGAGCTTTCTC
Encoded here:
- the rangrf gene encoding LOW QUALITY PROTEIN: ran guanine nucleotide release factor (The sequence of the model RefSeq protein was modified relative to this genomic sequence to represent the inferred CDS: deleted 2 bases in 1 codon), which gives rise to MARPLFGGALSTVIPPSAQDVSELRQIPDNQEVFAHTQTDQSIIIELLEYQSQVQDADAVRYHFEDVAASNRAVENGSFEVRGVEQVSQSELSLHECSSAWLLSGAQLVSKFNEEAKNTVNIHLCLFRLPQYTTDILVTFNDPVCINPLSSSAVENVAAVPWTLHDFKGVLQSFRLLDPGVFG